A segment of the Branchiostoma floridae strain S238N-H82 chromosome 10, Bfl_VNyyK, whole genome shotgun sequence genome:
aagttaaaaatgacagaactgtGGCTGACAAATTGAGAGTCTCGGCGAGCtagaaaacagtgtacaaaattatgtatcaagtttgttcagaggcATCGGCATGGTTCCTTCCGCGACATCTATGGCTCTGCACACTTCGAgctccgcacacttcgagccCTCGTACTTCAACATGAACCTTGAGATTATATTGGGGAGAGCTGTAGGAGGACCAGAAGGATTATCGCAGGAAAAGTTCCAACTATTGACACCGCTGGTCTGCCGACTCCAGTCACGGAACGCGCGCGGAGAAGGGTGAATTCGCCACAGTTTATCACAGCTGCAGGACGTTTatctgtcacatactagtagtaattcgcCCTGTAAATTTACCTTGTATTTCGCTTATTCTGGTCATAACTGCGGTGCCATTATTGTGAAGTACTTGTACGCTTAGACTCcgacacaaaacagcacaaatgatTCTTGGATTTTACATTGGATTCTTTGTCGGCGTCCGgatagatttcataacaaagtgaaccGCTTATACTGAACTCGTAACAACAAACGACGCTGTCCCAAGATTTTCAAGCACGAAAATTTGCTGACCGTATTCAAAATACGTTGGAAAAATTGtcactagattttgtcatgaatattgtagtTCTTGGTCTCAGTAAAACCAAGTTACGAGCGAATCtgggatttttcgtcgtcaacaacaacaactctaagaaaaatggccccaaaaaagatggcggccgcTAAAATCCTgagacttttcgaattttctttcacggaaacaccagtctgtatgtttttcctcgaatcactaggagcttacgaaatctgtctgttgtgtaGTGTCTtagcggtggacatgttgttgatAGGTGAGTTAAAATAGTTTGTATAAAAACTTCTAGCGTAACCTGagcatgtaaacaaaggaaaatatatctgGGTTGCGGGACCACAAGCATGTACGTACTCGTTACTATGTCATCGATAACTCGTTTTTTTTGCTCGTGTAGCTACAAACTTGGCACTTTTGTcgctagattttgtcatgaatattgtagcattgatatgtagtactgatatggtctccgtaaaacctagttacgagtgaatcttggatttttcgtcgtcaacaacaaagaaaaattcctcCCAAAAAAATGGCGGCCCCGTGCCATGCGCTATTATTTAACcacacttttcgaattttctatcacggaaacaccagtctgtgtgttttcctcgaatcactgggagcttacgaaatctgtctgttgtgcagacaaatatgagacagaaagaacagtcactctcaaaatgtttcacggaCTCGTCACAATCTGCAGGCGTTTAGCTATCGGCCGTGCTCACGACTAGAAATAGTCAGTCTACGACGTACTATCTATCCGATAAAAGCTtacaggtttgtaaacaaacacatactttgAGTGGGAATGTATTTTGAGTCGCATTTCTTGTGGCAATGAGGTTGCTTCTCATTTTAAATCCTGGAGAACTGTACGTAGTTAGTTGCTcagctgttgtatatttgtacgcgACCGAAGCTTTAGTCCCGGTTTCGCTAGCAGGCACAAGCGGAGACCGCAAAGAGGCACAAACTTCTGCGCTTCCGctagaaaacatcttcaaattaatgtacagcatggcctccttactgaggataatgtaagctcatgctatcatttgtgtatagaAGAAGCGATGGCTGTTTATCCCTGCTTATTTCACACgctacaataatgaactttctcCCCGCTTCGCTTGCGTTACGCACGCTTGGTACGtgcatcaacttcaagtgcCTCTAAGATATATTTTAGTGGCGTGAATACGAACGAAATTCCcttcaagtgaagtgaagtatgtgttctttagtcgtgccgagtttcgtcaatgaattatgtttcctttataagatacgggtctatcaaatgtacattattcccctagtcaaccataccagctagtagtagggactaactaaaatgacgtcatggcgtgttcctaattagttccagcaaagagctcaaagtacacatttttatgtcgctgtttgagggacttccggacggacaattgatttgaaacttgcattgattttttcagaaaagatcaaTTTTTTACATTAATGGTAGAAAATGCTACAgacgatttcatttcagttacactttAATTTAAGCTGATACATTTCAGCTGCGAATGGCTAGTAGTTATCCAGTCTCTCCTTAATACAGTTTATACTTGTAGGTGTCACCACAGATTCCGATAGACTGTTCCACCACGTGATAAATCTAATACGGAAAAGTGTGCTCTTGatcattgatgtttttttccttAATATGAAGACAGTGGCCCCTTGTTCTTGTGTCCATGTTTAGTTCAAAGTATCATGACTGTACCTTGTGTTGGTTCCTGTTCCTCCGCTGCCATGTTCTCTCCGCTGCCCTCTCCTGACTCCATGGGCTCCTCCCCAGACTTCTCCTTCTTGGTACACTGGTGCACCAACACCACCTTCTCCACTCCACACAGCTCAAACACTTCACATAGGGACATTAGCAGCAGCTGTTTAGCCTGGTCAGCTGGgagagaaacaacaaaaatctcTGTTATGTGCACTACTGGTGCTGGTgctggtactggtactggtgCACCAACACAACCTTCTCTACTTCACACAGCTCAAACACTTCACATAGGGACATCAGCAGGAGCTGTTTAGCCTGGTCAGCTGGGTAAGAAATGACAAAAAGCACTGTaagaagactagccgactgttGCTTACTTCTACCAGGGACCCCaacagcagtataatcaaataatggatactactaccAATCTAACCATCTACGAACATCACCTAATGGCCTACCTGACATGTTGTTCCATTGCTCAGGGGCTCCTTCTGAGAACAGCAAGTTCTTCAACAGTGAGGCCTGAAAACAACAATCGAAATACACTCTTTGTAACTTTCCTGTACTCTTTTTCCTACAAATAGATGATTTTAGGTATGTGTAAGTGTACTGTAAAGAACAAAACTCTCTTCTGCAATATGTGTTATTTTTGTTAGAACAAAAATGTTGGATGTTTTGACTTCTGGCACCTGGACAATTTAGTCTCTTTGACAATCAGGATGATTAGACATTAGGTCAAAGACTCCTTCAACatctaactctaaccctaaccacaTCAACCATAATCTGATTACAATTATGCTAAACtgttttccaacacaaaggtacacactgatcaaattttcaacgaccactgtcacctttttcaggatcattgactttttttcattgtaaatctttgtgttggaagaaagttaaacTTTCTCACCTGTAAGGGAACAATGATTCCACAGGGTCCTCCTTCATGCTGAATCAGAGCTGTGGGTTCATCCTCACTGAACTCAAACCCTGCAAAACATGTCATGGACATCTGTAGGTGGCAAGTTGGTCTTTTGCTTAGGGTTGTTACCTTCCAATCTCAAAGGTTCTTAAGGTTCTCTATGGGTTTTAATTCCCAGTTAGGTGCCCTTGAGAAAGAAACCAAGGACCTCATTGCTTAATACCTATTTTCTCACAGTCTTGACTCATGTGAAAATGAATATCAAGCTTCAGCAAGGAATCTCCTCTCGGATGGGATGTAAAGTCGAAGGCTAGATGTGTgcgaggagagccacacctcaagcctGTTTAGGATTGTACCGCACACTTATCAGAGTTGGGGTCCTTTCCCAGTGTGtcatcaaaccttacagtccagtCTAGCACAGTTTGTACTGATCACTGTAACAAACTGGTGCTAAATGGTGGTTTACTGCTGcttgtgtgaaagaaaaaataacttCTTAAACCACCATCAGATCGGACTTGAAGAAATCATCACTACTGCATTGCACAAAATTTATCATATTTGTAACGCCCCTTTCTATGTATCCCATTTGAAGTATGTGGTATCACTCATGAATATGCAATTTTAGCCAAAAAACTGAATAAGTCAGTTTTGAAACTTAATCAATTTTGCATCTTTTAAAAGCTAAGTGGCACACGTTTCTCAACATGGATGATCAGAAAGCTGTGAAAATAAAGTCTAGCACCTTGTGCGGTATGTGAACAATGTTTTATGAAGGTAATCATGGCATCTGTCAAAATttgacaaagaggaagccagtcCATGTGGGGGGGAAATCCCTCTGTCACCACTAGAGTCTCACCTTGTGACCATCGATTAAAAACGTCCGGGCGGATGTTCCGTCCCCAAACTAGAGTCAGGAGATCCTCTAGAGGCACGGCAACCTCTTCCTGTCGGGATTCCGTCATGATTGTCGCTCGGATCGGCGAAAATTCGATAAAGACACGTCGAAAAGCACGGCAATTTCACAGTTTTGTCAAattagccgccatcttggatttccgCGAAATGAAATCTCGTGCAACAGTAGCTGGCGAGATCTTTTGAAAATCACGATACAACGACAATAATATCTGATATACTGACTCAGACATGTGTCAGTAATAAAAGGAGTTTCTTATATGTCATTATGACGAAGAATTATGGAGAATTGTTTGATTTATGATGAAAAATTAAGATGATCACGTGATCGTGAAACGAGACTCCAAAGGACAATAATTTGGGACAAACCACTTAGATTATAGGGAAGATGtcatgttacatttgtatgttttgtggaAACCATTCTTGAAAGTTGTTTCTTTGCTATCCCAAAGATAGCGATTTAGTAAGAGTTTAAGTGTTTCTTTGATTAGAAAACAGATGATTTAAGCTTACCGAATCTCTTTCTTATTAAAGTAGCACACCCCCTGAGATGTGGTGTAGTGGTGTCAGTCATGGCGGCTTCCTCGAAAAGTGGCACGTCGAGTAAAAAGGCGAAAAAATCGAAATCAAGAAACGATACAGCTGTAAGTATCAATGTACGCTTTCAGACGATAAAACAGACAATGTATTTTCGATATGTGTAGATGAAAAGACCCAAAATGGGTCCCTTGGCCGCTCTTTGAAAGTATGGTCACTCACCAAAAATTTATCACAACCTCATCCCTTTCCCTTTCCGTCTCATATCGTTTCCTAGCTAAAAACTTAAGAAATTTTTCTATGGACATGGATGTTATGATTATGACAGTTTTTCGAAGCTAAAAAACTGTGTTGTTTTAGTTTAATCTTATggaggcagccatcttggtccATGGAGGCAGCCATCTTTATTTGTGTTGGAGGCAGTCGTCTGCCAATCAGATTGCATGAAATTTCTTGtaccttgttgccatggcaactgacGTCACCACTCCCCCTCCCAGGTGCAGGGAACCAATGACAACAGTATTGTCAGCAAGTGTTCCATGTGCATGCTGGGATACTTCAATGACGACTTTCTCGGGCGCTTCGTAGCGAAGCCCGTTAGGAGAGCTCCACTCATCAACAGGTGGGGTTTCCTGTACATAATCTGCACTACAAGTTCAACAGATCGCAGAtgaaagataatggatgctacctgaaacgtttgaccgtttccaaaatcatatccagttgcttgagtacttaaaagttaaaagttGCCCGCACGTCTGTAACAGATGCATAGGGGTGGCACCcttctccatttctgtagcccttgggccacacatctgtgcaagccactacagcagggagctaGTCCGCCGGTAGTGATGTGtatttaactcccatactctaaCTCATTCGTGCTGTGTGCTAAGCATAGAAAGCAGCAGGTACCATTTttgaagtctttggtatgattcGGATGGAACTCACTACcattccgaatgcaaggcaaacactctactcaCTTGAGTACTTGCTACAATATATTTGGTATATCTAATTACGTCATTCCTCATCTCTATATTATTCCAGGGGCTACTACATCAGAGCAAAGGCGATAGATCATGTGCTGAAATCTTTCCTCTCTGCACACCAAGGAATAAAGACACAGGTAGGTCACACTAGTAAGTTGATTCACTCTTCACGGCAGTAGCAGACCCTTTGGATGTTTTGGACGTCAACCTccaacaccatgaaaagaaaaaaagctaaCCATGCACCAATGAGAAGCCAGTACTGGAGTCATTACGAAAATTCACTTGTTTACTACAAGCTTCATAGTGAAGTAAGCAACCAAGTTTTCGTAGCAGGAAACAGTAAAACAGAATGTTTAAATGAGATTGAGAACCACAGCATAACTACCCTATAGCAACACTCAATTTGCACTCTATAACAATGAAGTATCACGATGTTTTTGCAGTGATTTTTGTTTCAGAAAtatgttttaaattttcaatTGTATTTTGTACCCAGCTTGTGTCTTTAGGGGCAGGGTTTGACTCCACCTACTTCCGTCTGAAGTCGGAGGGTTTGTTGGAGAACACAGTGTTCTACGAGGTGGACTTTCCCGAGGTGACGCAGCGCAAGTCTGACATGATCCAGGCATATGAGCTCCTGCTGAAACTGGTGGGAGAAGACAGCAGGGTGGTGGAGAATGGTGGGGATGTTTTCTGATATCTTTTTGTTTTTAGGACAGGTGGAGAAAATGTGGctctgcactcaagttagtaactcaTTTTGACAGTGctacatacaaagtacagacagaaggtaaaggtatagTCTTTTCTCAtacctccccgaccaaagtcaggtagccatttttacaccttggtgaagagaggaaggtcgtgtaaagtgattttcccaagggcacaacattgtgGGCATAGTGAGTATCATACTTGGGACCTATAGATAATCTGAGCCCATCACCCTCCAGTTATGCCACGCAAGACACCACTGTACTAATATCTGACacatacgtatatatatatatcctctGTTACGCACTCTTACTGTCAAAGGCTCCTTGGGCCTCGtccctcagagcttctgaccaTGCACCTCTATCTCATGAGAACCCCTCCCAATCCCCACATGGTCAATTGCATTGTAATGTTAGTGCCATGAAGTTAAATTACAGCACTTTGGAGGAGTCAACTCTTTCAAAGATCGCTGTTTATATTGCTACATGTtatcttttattcatttatacTGTACTCCAAGAAGAAACTGAGACATGGAAAACTGACATacttgaaatatgttgtatctTTGCAGGAATTGTTTCCCCTTGCTACAAGCTGATTGGTGCAGACTTGAGAAAGGTCAACATCTTACAGTGCCTGCTAGAGCATCATGGGATACATCCAGACTGTCCCACTCTTCTCCTGTCTGAGTGTGTCATCACCTACATGGGGGTCAAGAGGTCACAgatgtgttctgtatctgtgttCATGTTTCATGACATCACACCAATGTGATGTGttagtttatttgttttgcatgaTCAGTAAAGTGTACAACACACCAGTTctgtacagtaagtacaagctTCGTAGGACTGTAAAAATGGTAACACTCACATAGGGAAAGATTCCTATAATaattctttttgataagtgtggtgcgATCTTTAATGTGCTCAAGGTGTAgctgtcctcaaacacagggCATTTGTCATTATGTTCCATctaagtactctccaagcagaggttaggctccggctgttttttttaacgttttttaaaaCCTAACAGGCCGGATACAGTaatgtacaatacaaaaaagaaagcctgatcagggctcgaaatactgggtgcatgtgcacccaggtgcacccaaaattggaactgtgcacccaattttttttcggtgggtgcacagggtgcacccaaatattttcttgggtttatgtatgtaaagatatcaaagtatactaactagtatacatcatattcttgacatctaatttttagaaagataataaaaatgtatgtcatggtacttgtttaagaatttgatagcaaaaattttttggcgcacccaattttttaagctgggtgcaccagtgcacctaattccaaaaatgaatttcgagccctgctgataaaaatgactgcttggagagtaccatcTAAGACGACATCCCTAGTTACTCCTTTTCACCTAAGcaccttttccaagggcacaacattggcaCCTGCCAGGGATTCAAATCTAGAAAATTTAAACTTTAGGACAACAATGCTAATCACAACAGCACCTTGCCACCCTACTCTATGGATGGTTATCAGCTTTGAAAAAGCAAAACTGAATAGATTTCCTTGCAACAATTATTAACTGTATCATGACGataatgtttatttcattttacagcTCCAATGCAGTTATTCGCTGGGCCTCAGAAACCTTTTCCCATGCTGTTTTTGTGACATACGAGCAGGTAAGAGTAGCACCATTTGTCCTAATTTATCTGTGTCCCAAAGTATTGATATAATTCAATACAATGTCTTGaatcaaaaatgaaatttcatagTCAAGTGAAGTCAAGTCAATCATGAACTGGTAATTTTTGTGGTTGTGTAAACGGAAAACTTAAGCTTTTCGTAAAGAAACGTTCACAGAAATAAGCAAACAGTTTAGATTCCTgccataaacaaacaaacaattaataATCTTGCCATAACTTATAGCTAATACCAAGTTCTGTATAAGGTTTCTGATTCTTAACACCTATGTTTTTACAGGTCTATCCAAATGATGGGTTTGGAGCTGTCATGTAAGTAATAAATTTCTACCTTAATAAAGAAAACTTTTGTTACAGGTGTTTTGTTTCATATTATGTTAAGTTGGTTATGGTCTTAGCTAGAAACATAGCACTGTCACAAAGATATTCTAAGACTCCTTTGTTTTTTCTCCTTCAGGCAGAATCACTTTAAGAAGCTTGGCACGCCCCTCATGAACGTCCAGAGGTACAAAACCCTGGAGCACCAGCAGCAGAGATATCTGGACCTTGTAAGTGTATTTCTAGTCTCTTCCTATTTGTACACTTGGTGAACCTATTATGATATCATGACATTCATAATATTTTTAGTGTGCTTTGGTTGATATTATTCATGTGTCTCACAATGTATTCCAATATCCCAATGTCAACAACATTTTCAATTTGATATTACTTgttagatgtttgaaaatgatgttgcCCTAGTCGAaccactgtccttggtgctgaaagcacATCAAGTTAGTGCAACTGTCATTTGATAAGGTATATTATCATGCAATTGTAATTCTGAAATGGCAATGTGTTTGACACAATGTTATTGTATAGATGTAATTTTGCAGCCAATATGAATATTAAAATTGTGATGTTTTTGTATCTTGCTGTTATGTAAACCACTTTTGCCATCGATATAACTCCAACAACTGGCTTGTTAAACAATATATACTGCTGCATGTTTGTATTCTATTTTAGGGCTGGACTACAGTGTGTGCCACAGACATGAACCACTTCTACACCACACTGATTCCACAGGAGGAGAAACTTAGGGTGGACAATATAGAAGTGTTTGATGAATTTGAGGTAAGAAAACTAACTGAAGTCTCTTCATGTATGCGTACATGCGTCTGTGTTGGTGAATACAATTATAGAAAGCTTTTTGTACCACTAAAACATGTACCAGGCCGTTTTTAATGTCTCTGTTTTTAACTTTATATAAGACTATATTTCTTTTTGTAGGAATGGCATCTGAAATGTTCACATTATGCGGTGGTTTGTGCCTTGAAAGGATCAACTGTTCCTTCCCTGTCAGGGACTATATTACCAGGTACGGCCATGACGCATACAGTCTTTTGTGCACTTTCCTTAAGTATTCTTTTAGCTTTTGTTTCATAAAATACCTTTGACCACATTGTTGACAGTACAAAGAGGctacaaaatgtgcaaatgCAAGCAGCTGCTCTAAATACAAATGAGTGAAGCCCTTCAATAATTCAATGTTGCTAGCCACTTAGAATCCTAGCTTTTTTAGGGGCACTTGCTTCAATTTTAGGGTGCCCAGAGATCtagaatgtcatccatgttaTCAAATCAATCATGGCCTTACAATATTTGTCAGTTGTTTTCACAGTAGGTGTTTTAATTTTGGTGCATGTACATAACTTATAATTTCCATCATTAGATATAAACCCAAGAACATTGGAAGCAATAACATCTCAAGACAGTCAACAACAAGACTTGTGTCTTTCATGGAGGAACGAAACATTTGGCAATGGAAGTGTGAAAAGATTTGGACATGCAAGTGCAAGCTTACCAGGAGGAAAGATCATCACATTTGGAGGGTTTGGTGAGAGGGGAAATCAACATACAAGACTATGTCTGGTGCAACTGTTGGATGTGGCGAGTGGATCATGTCTCCCAGTAGAACCAGTTGGGAAAGAACTAGGTATGAACTGCTTTTTGTGGTCTGGTTCATGTAatgtaatttgcatatttgtataATGACTGGTAAATGGCCTCAATACATAGCATAATAGCTGTATACTGTTGCTGCCTAAAACAGTTTTAAGAAAACTTTTAAAGTTATTACTTTGATGTTTGGAGTtgatactctgtgtgtttactTATTGAACATATTTCTCCTATGTTCATATATTTGAATACGCATAATTTTGTAGAATAAAGTAAAATAGAATCAATGATCTCAGATGATTATCAATTGATTGTGATACtagttaagtacatgtagttgcttatattttgaaactgttaagGGTATCAATGACAAACTGAGACTACATATGTATATTTCAATTTTCTGTAGGTCCCTTGCTTTTCCACACTGCGAATGCCGTCTCAGATGATACAGTTGTTGTGTTTGGTGGACGAACATCTCCGTACAAACCTAAAGGAGAACTTCTGAAGCTTAAAGTCATTCCTACACTTGAGAGAGACACAGACCAGGAGCCCTCCTGGCTTTATGAGTGTGAGACGGTACAGTGTACAGGAGATAGCCCCTGTCCAAGGTGGAGACATTCTAGTTCACTGGTGTCAATAGAAGGTGGGTAACTACATGGTATTTTTACTTGTCACTTGGCACCAAGGAGTCTGCACCTTTTGCGTACCATACTTTGCCATTCCGTACAGTTCTGTGCCATCTTTTCTGCATCACACAGCTTCAGAtgtacttttacatgtactttaacaTACTGGTAATACAAGTGATCGTAATGAGTAGGTTTGGGGCTTGTACATcttgaaaaagtacatttttattaTGCTGCTGAAATAAGAATGTGATACATCTATTTAGAAAGGTAGATACGGTCTGCTTAGTAAGATTTTGCCCAAGTGTTGTTTGGTACAATTCCATACAATTAACTTATATTTCAAAGCCATCACATTTGAAAAGTAGAGTAAATCCTCTTTGATTTCATGTGTTTTTGACTCCCTAGACCTTTACTGGTTGAACCTTTGTAAGGAGAGAGACTGACTGTATTTTTCCCTGACAGGAAAGAAATTCCTCATAGTCTATGGAGGAAGGACAGGAAGCAATACTGTCCTAGGAGATGTACATGTGCTGGGTCTGGACAAAATGGAATGGTTACAGGTATGACTAGAAAGTAGTTTAATCGTGTAATACAAAGGTCTTGGTCATTTTTGCTGtatattttgtaagttttaggaCAGACAAGTGAGTACATTCAAGGTTTCCTTAAATCCTTCTTGAtggaatgttcgcggtggttttaagttcgcggtgaagtggtcaccgcaaaaaccgtgaacattaatccaccgcgaacatttctgcatctatagtatatcatcatcatcatcatcggtcgacgtgatcacacatgtttgcacatgtttacacacgattATAAAAAGTAATAATTATAACTTCTTCATCTTTTATAGTAATATAGAATATAGTCCAGAAAGCCTGGTCAAAATTGTATTCAATTTGACAGGAGATTTTTCCATTTTctaatgttgtgttttttcatTGCTCCACGTTTCAGTGCAATTTGATATGGTGTTTTTACTGTTAAACTATCCTTTGATAAAATATGTCAATTATGTCCGTCAGGAGGAACAAAAGTCCATGAAAACATAGCTTCTAGCTAGAGGCGATATGACTGATTCCTATCTaatctgacatgacatttttcttcagGTACTTGTTTCAGGAAGTCCTCCATCGCCAAGACATTCCCACTCTTGTGCCACCTGGAACGACCAGGTGATCGTGACAGGTGGTCTGTGTGAGGACCTTCAGCCTTCAGCTGCTGTTCACCTGGCCACCTGCACACCTGAGCCACAGGGAGGCATGACCGTCGTGTGGATGGAGCTTGAGGTGACTCCACCACTCTCTCCCAGGTAAGACATCATCAATGACATGATGTTTAAGGGGATCGGACAAGCAGTAATCACTACTACTAGTtaatcttataaaattcaacttTCCCa
Coding sequences within it:
- the LOC118424723 gene encoding tRNA wybutosine-synthesizing protein 4-like, yielding MAASSKSGTSSKKAKKSKSRNDTAVQGTNDNSIVSKCSMCMLGYFNDDFLGRFVAKPVRRAPLINRGYYIRAKAIDHVLKSFLSAHQGIKTQLVSLGAGFDSTYFRLKSEGLLENTVFYEVDFPEVTQRKSDMIQAYELLLKLVGEDSRVVENGIVSPCYKLIGADLRKVNILQCLLEHHGIHPDCPTLLLSECVITYMGVKSSNAVIRWASETFSHAVFVTYEQVYPNDGFGAVMQNHFKKLGTPLMNVQRYKTLEHQQQRYLDLGWTTVCATDMNHFYTTLIPQEEKLRVDNIEVFDEFEEWHLKCSHYAVVCALKGSTVPSLSGTILPDINPRTLEAITSQDSQQQDLCLSWRNETFGNGSVKRFGHASASLPGGKIITFGGFGERGNQHTRLCLVQLLDVASGSCLPVEPVGKELGPLLFHTANAVSDDTVVVFGGRTSPYKPKGELLKLKVIPTLERDTDQEPSWLYECETVQCTGDSPCPRWRHSSSLVSIEGKKFLIVYGGRTGSNTVLGDVHVLGLDKMEWLQVLVSGSPPSPRHSHSCATWNDQVIVTGGLCEDLQPSAAVHLATCTPEPQGGMTVVWMELEVTPPLSPRYSHTSHVYRNSLLLVGGVNPENNYPPGLTVMDLGSGMWKEYAFPECPLERPIMVHNHTSYLLSKDELLIIGGGGNCFSFGTHLNNGPLTLDISLCSL